The following are encoded together in the Bacillus cereus group sp. RP43 genome:
- a CDS encoding glucose PTS transporter subunit IIA, with translation MFKKLFGFGSKTNEETIVAPLTGAVKNIEEVPDPVFAGRMMGDGVAIDPTEGVVVSPVDGEIVQLFHTKHAIGIKAKNGTEILIHVGLETVKMEGEGFEAHVSEGQAVKAGDKLISFDLELIREKAKSTITPIVITNTDAADSIKTTVGVTATKGSTEVMKVTMK, from the coding sequence ATGTTTAAAAAATTATTCGGTTTTGGTTCAAAAACAAATGAAGAAACAATCGTAGCTCCATTAACTGGAGCAGTGAAAAATATTGAAGAAGTACCAGATCCAGTATTCGCTGGTCGTATGATGGGTGACGGTGTTGCAATCGATCCTACTGAAGGTGTAGTTGTATCTCCAGTTGATGGTGAAATCGTACAATTATTCCACACGAAACATGCTATTGGAATTAAAGCGAAAAACGGTACAGAAATTTTAATCCACGTTGGATTAGAAACTGTAAAAATGGAAGGTGAAGGTTTCGAAGCTCACGTTTCTGAAGGACAAGCTGTAAAAGCTGGAGATAAATTAATCTCATTCGACTTAGAACTAATTCGTGAAAAAGCGAAAAGCACAATTACTCCAATCGTTATTACAAACACAGATGCAGCTGATTCTATTAAGACAACTGTAGGTGTAACAGCTACAAAAGGT
- a CDS encoding DoxX family protein, giving the protein MMDIGLLIIRLIIGITFMGHGAQKLFGWFGGYGLKGTGGWMESIGLRPGVFMAFMAGATELLGGFLFAAGIFTVVGSLFIVGTMLVAIFTVHGKNGYWVTQNGFEYNLMLIAVAVGVALIGPGAYVLL; this is encoded by the coding sequence ATGATGGATATCGGTCTTCTTATTATTCGCCTTATTATAGGTATTACATTCATGGGTCATGGTGCTCAAAAATTATTCGGTTGGTTCGGCGGTTATGGCTTAAAAGGAACAGGTGGCTGGATGGAATCAATCGGGTTACGCCCTGGTGTATTCATGGCATTTATGGCTGGCGCAACTGAACTATTAGGTGGTTTCTTATTCGCAGCAGGTATTTTCACTGTAGTTGGTTCATTATTTATCGTAGGAACAATGTTAGTAGCAATCTTCACAGTTCACGGAAAAAATGGTTACTGGGTAACACAAAACGGATTTGAGTATAATTTAATGTTAATCGCTGTTGCAGTTGGTGTAGCTTTAATCGGCCCTGGCGCTTACGTTTTACTTTAA